A window from Candidatus Rickettsiella viridis encodes these proteins:
- a CDS encoding ABC-type transport auxiliary lipoprotein family protein: protein MFYSSHLTSAVLLFSTRNPHVYLLKKSRLFILLACMLSLSACTLFKPIPNQPLHYYTLTALPPACPTIQKTRSTILVTQPRANALYSNPRMIYSPDCYQIQYFTQNRWADTPPHMLHLLLIKSLQNTGYFQAIINTPATTYYDWIVNTQLLSFQQEFISNPSQFRIAIRVQLINAHTNRIMATKDFMVVQPAPMDNPHGAAIAANMATQKILRKIAVFCLDRIE, encoded by the coding sequence ATGTTCTACTCTTCGCACTTGACATCGGCTGTGTTGCTATTCTCAACTCGCAATCCTCATGTATATTTGCTGAAAAAAAGCCGCTTATTTATTTTGCTCGCGTGCATGCTAAGCTTGTCTGCTTGCACGCTGTTTAAACCCATTCCAAACCAACCCTTACACTATTATACGCTGACGGCACTGCCACCCGCTTGCCCAACGATACAAAAAACCCGCAGCACGATATTAGTCACGCAACCGCGTGCCAATGCGCTGTATAGCAACCCACGTATGATCTATAGCCCTGACTGTTATCAAATCCAATATTTTACTCAAAACCGTTGGGCTGATACGCCACCGCATATGTTGCATCTGTTATTAATAAAATCATTACAAAACACTGGTTACTTTCAAGCTATTATTAACACACCGGCCACCACCTACTATGACTGGATCGTAAATACACAGCTATTAAGTTTTCAGCAAGAATTTATAAGCAACCCCAGTCAATTCCGCATTGCCATACGCGTTCAATTAATTAATGCACATACCAACCGCATTATGGCAACAAAAGATTTTATGGTGGTACAACCTGCGCCCATGGATAATCCACACGGTGCAGCAATTGCTGCCAATATGGCTACCCAAAAAATACTAAGAAAAATAGCGGTTTTTTGTTTGGACAGGATAGAATAG
- the hemA gene encoding glutamyl-tRNA reductase, which translates to MNLVACGINHETAPLSLREQLSFSSDYLAGSLQELLKETQAEEVMILSTCNRTEFYCINGQAQHTLDWLYRTKQVSKANLQNHWYVYHEENAVRHILRVASGLDSIILGEPQITGQLKTAFSFAHSLGIAGNQFKRLFQYIFSVSKQVRHQTAISAHPVSLAFSLVSSAKCIFANLADARVLLIGAGETTALVAKHLLAQGIQHFLIANRTAQHAKRLALMVGGKTIALIEISYYLPEVDLVVTATTSPLPIVGKGMLESALKKRRRRPLFMADLGMPRDIEAEVNQLEDVYLYTLNDLQKMIQKNQSHRKVEAIKAEALIENKLQEYLELLRLKEVAPIIRAYREQAEQWRDQELKKAFSLLEKGLSAEEVMQGLAYRLTNQLLHVPSVALRQAATLNQQDILASIIKLFDLNQS; encoded by the coding sequence ATGAATCTTGTTGCTTGTGGCATTAATCACGAAACGGCGCCTTTATCGCTGCGCGAGCAGCTTAGCTTTTCCTCGGATTATCTTGCTGGTTCTTTACAGGAACTTTTAAAAGAGACGCAGGCTGAGGAAGTGATGATTCTTTCAACCTGTAATCGTACAGAATTTTATTGTATTAATGGCCAAGCACAGCATACGCTGGATTGGTTATATCGTACGAAACAAGTATCTAAAGCGAATTTACAGAATCACTGGTATGTTTATCACGAAGAAAATGCAGTACGTCATATACTTCGCGTTGCTAGCGGTTTAGATTCGATTATTTTAGGTGAACCACAAATTACCGGGCAACTTAAAACGGCTTTTTCTTTCGCTCATTCATTGGGTATAGCGGGTAATCAATTTAAACGTTTATTTCAGTATATTTTTAGCGTGAGCAAACAAGTGCGCCATCAAACGGCTATTAGCGCGCATCCTGTTTCACTGGCTTTTTCTTTAGTGTCATCTGCAAAATGTATCTTTGCAAACTTAGCGGATGCGCGTGTGTTACTCATCGGTGCTGGCGAAACGACGGCTTTAGTGGCTAAACATCTGCTTGCGCAGGGTATTCAACATTTTTTGATTGCAAATCGTACCGCTCAGCATGCAAAGCGCTTAGCATTAATGGTAGGTGGTAAAACCATCGCTTTAATTGAAATTTCATACTATTTACCTGAGGTTGATTTAGTGGTGACGGCAACCACCAGTCCATTACCTATCGTAGGTAAAGGCATGTTGGAAAGCGCTTTAAAAAAACGGCGGCGGCGTCCTTTATTTATGGCCGATTTAGGTATGCCGCGTGATATTGAAGCGGAAGTGAATCAACTTGAAGATGTTTATTTGTATACCTTAAATGATTTACAAAAAATGATTCAAAAAAATCAATCGCATCGTAAAGTAGAAGCGATAAAAGCCGAAGCGTTGATTGAAAATAAACTTCAAGAATATCTTGAATTATTACGTTTAAAAGAAGTGGCGCCGATCATTCGTGCCTACCGGGAGCAAGCGGAACAGTGGCGTGATCAAGAATTAAAAAAGGCCTTTTCTTTATTAGAAAAAGGGCTTTCTGCTGAAGAAGTGATGCAAGGTTTAGCCTATAGATTAACCAATCAATTACTGCATGTGCCGAGCGTTGCGTTACGTCAGGCTGCTACATTAAATCAGCAAGACATATTAGCTTCTATTATAAAATTATTTGATTTAAATCAATCTTAG
- the prmA gene encoding 50S ribosomal protein L11 methyltransferase — protein MSWLELTIQTKESDTESVSDFLEQANAVSITWKAADEQALFEPDLNTTPLWQRVEVNALFSEDTSMSDLMAALRREFDDKTILKSSFKVVPDKCWERVWLDDFKAMRFGKRLWVCPTTMEPPDPAGVIVRLDPGLAFGTGTHPSTALCLEWLDAHVQSGQTLIDYGCGSGILAIAALKCGAKKVFAVDHDQQAIEATQANARQNAILPEQISCLFPQQLVQDIKVDVLMANILAKPLMDLAKLFKQHLKKDGLCVLAGILSEQVESIQQCYVEQGFSCVDVQHKHEWARIVFSLPNTLRT, from the coding sequence ATGTCTTGGTTAGAACTTACTATTCAAACAAAAGAAAGCGATACCGAATCAGTCAGTGATTTTTTAGAGCAAGCCAATGCGGTTTCGATTACCTGGAAAGCAGCGGATGAACAAGCGTTGTTTGAGCCTGATTTAAATACGACGCCTTTATGGCAACGTGTAGAGGTAAATGCCTTATTTTCAGAAGATACGTCTATGTCTGATTTAATGGCTGCATTGCGGCGTGAGTTTGATGACAAAACCATTTTGAAATCCAGTTTTAAAGTTGTCCCTGATAAATGTTGGGAACGTGTTTGGCTAGATGATTTTAAAGCCATGCGTTTTGGAAAACGTTTATGGGTTTGCCCAACCACGATGGAACCGCCTGATCCCGCGGGCGTTATTGTTCGCTTAGATCCGGGTTTAGCCTTTGGTACCGGCACACATCCTAGTACCGCATTGTGTTTAGAATGGTTAGATGCTCATGTGCAAAGCGGGCAAACGCTGATTGATTATGGATGTGGTTCCGGCATTTTAGCGATTGCGGCATTAAAATGCGGTGCAAAAAAGGTTTTTGCCGTTGATCATGATCAACAAGCCATTGAAGCAACTCAGGCTAATGCGCGGCAGAATGCTATTTTACCGGAGCAAATAAGCTGTTTATTTCCACAGCAATTGGTGCAGGATATTAAAGTGGATGTACTGATGGCGAATATTCTTGCAAAACCCTTAATGGATTTAGCGAAGCTGTTTAAACAGCACCTGAAAAAAGACGGACTCTGTGTTTTGGCTGGTATCTTAAGTGAGCAAGTAGAAAGTATTCAGCAATGTTACGTTGAGCAAGGTTTTAGCTGTGTTGATGTTCAACATAAGCATGAATGGGCAAGGATAGTCTTTTCTCTTCCAAATACTCTTCGCACTTGA
- the accC gene encoding acetyl-CoA carboxylase biotin carboxylase subunit yields MLNKVVIANRGEIALRILRACKELGIRTVAIHSEIDTNLKHAKLADETVCVGPASAAASYLNVPAIIAAAEITDATGIHPGYGFLSENADFAERVEQSGFVFIGPTAETIRTMGDKVSAIAAMRKAKIPCVPGSEGELDNDDKKNLKIAQKIGYPVLIKAAGGGGGRGIRVVHSEAALLNAISLTRAEAEANFKNPSVYMEKYLVTPRHIEIQVLGDGQGNAIHLGERDCSMQRRHQKVIEEAPAPGVTEKQRNQIGELCVKACREMKYRGAGTFEFLYENGNFYFIEMNTRIQVEHPITEEITGIDLVREQLRIASGEALDYKQKEITFRGHAIECRINAEDPRTFLPSPGTITLYHPPGGPGIRVDTAIYTGYCVPPNYDSLIGKLIAYGETREIALARLRNALDEIVIEGIKTNIPMHQELVRDPHFIQGGTNIHYLEKRLTL; encoded by the coding sequence ATGCTGAATAAAGTTGTTATTGCAAATAGGGGTGAAATTGCTTTACGCATATTGCGTGCTTGTAAAGAATTAGGCATACGAACGGTTGCGATTCATTCCGAGATAGATACTAATTTGAAACATGCTAAATTGGCTGATGAAACGGTTTGTGTGGGGCCTGCTTCGGCGGCAGCCAGTTATTTAAATGTACCGGCGATTATTGCGGCGGCTGAGATTACTGATGCAACAGGTATTCATCCAGGTTATGGATTTCTATCGGAAAATGCTGATTTTGCAGAACGTGTAGAGCAAAGTGGTTTTGTTTTTATTGGTCCTACCGCCGAGACGATCAGAACCATGGGCGATAAAGTATCGGCTATTGCTGCGATGCGAAAGGCTAAAATACCTTGTGTACCCGGTTCAGAAGGCGAATTAGATAATGATGATAAAAAAAATCTAAAAATTGCGCAAAAGATAGGTTATCCGGTACTGATCAAAGCTGCCGGTGGCGGGGGTGGACGTGGAATACGCGTGGTACATAGTGAAGCCGCTTTATTAAATGCGATTTCTTTAACGCGTGCTGAAGCGGAAGCTAATTTTAAAAACCCCAGTGTTTACATGGAAAAATACTTGGTAACCCCACGGCACATTGAAATTCAGGTATTAGGGGATGGTCAAGGTAACGCTATTCATTTAGGTGAACGTGATTGTTCGATGCAGCGACGACATCAAAAAGTGATTGAAGAAGCACCCGCACCGGGCGTTACTGAAAAACAGCGTAATCAAATCGGTGAATTATGTGTGAAAGCCTGCCGAGAGATGAAATATCGTGGCGCAGGTACCTTTGAATTTCTGTATGAAAATGGAAATTTTTATTTCATTGAAATGAATACACGCATTCAAGTTGAACATCCTATTACCGAGGAGATCACGGGCATTGATTTAGTACGCGAGCAACTACGTATCGCCTCCGGTGAAGCCTTGGATTATAAACAAAAAGAGATCACGTTCCGCGGCCATGCGATCGAATGCCGTATCAATGCAGAGGATCCTCGAACATTTTTACCTTCACCAGGAACCATTACACTGTATCATCCGCCCGGTGGACCAGGCATTCGTGTCGATACCGCGATCTATACAGGGTATTGTGTACCGCCAAATTACGATTCGCTGATTGGAAAACTGATTGCGTATGGCGAAACACGAGAAATAGCCTTAGCGCGCTTACGTAATGCCTTAGATGAAATTGTCATTGAGGGCATTAAAACCAATATTCCTATGCACCAAGAGTTAGTGCGCGATCCCCACTTCATTCAAGGTGGAACCAATATTCATTACCTTGAAAAGCGTTTAACGCTGTAA
- the accB gene encoding acetyl-CoA carboxylase biotin carboxyl carrier protein, with the protein MDSEKINQLIKLLNENNLSEIEFTEGEQSIRIQRQLTQASSSQPAAAIVPSGSQAKDNTQKLPESGHQVRSPMVGTVYLAPNPAADPFVALGQTVKVGDVLCIVEAMKMMNQIEADKAGIIKKRLVENGTPVEFNQPLFIIE; encoded by the coding sequence ATGGATTCGGAAAAAATTAATCAGCTTATTAAACTCCTTAATGAGAATAACTTAAGTGAAATTGAATTTACAGAAGGCGAGCAGTCAATACGGATTCAACGCCAATTGACGCAAGCTTCTTCCTCGCAGCCAGCGGCTGCCATTGTTCCTTCTGGATCCCAGGCAAAAGACAATACGCAAAAACTGCCTGAATCCGGCCATCAAGTTCGTTCGCCTATGGTGGGAACGGTTTATTTAGCACCCAATCCAGCGGCGGATCCTTTTGTCGCATTAGGGCAAACTGTAAAAGTAGGCGATGTGCTTTGTATTGTTGAAGCCATGAAAATGATGAACCAAATTGAAGCTGATAAAGCAGGCATCATTAAAAAAAGATTAGTCGAAAATGGAACACCGGTTGAATTTAATCAGCCTCTGTTTATTATCGAATAA
- the recG gene encoding ATP-dependent DNA helicase RecG — protein sequence MNNLAQIKCQTLAGVGPKISNYLAKCGIHTLQDLLFHLPHRYENRTQITPISQVKPGTQVLVKGTIIQATSKFSSKRQASLYCRLQDESGSLGLRFFHLTLPQRQQFKTGATLLCFGEVRTSSRKFFEQEIVHPDYEFLSPNKEFSLPPHLTAVYPSTQGLSQRTWNKLIHQVLSLLSPISTDKNTVQHHFRDYLPKALLKLLRLPDLVSALHFLHKPPPSTSLDALSAKKHRAQQRLIVEELLAHFLSVRTSKKNRAQEVAPLLLAKNQLTKRLSTALPFQLTAAQQRVNQEISADMAKPYPMQRLLQGDVGSGKTVVAAFAAIQAIENHYQAAIMAPTEILSEQHYQHFHRWLTPIGCHVVCLRSKLKAKEKRKILSAIETGKAQIVIGTHALFQTHVKFKNLGLIIVDEQHRFGVQQRLALWEKGQNNSLQAHQLFMTATPIPRTLAMTSLCDLELSFLDELPPKRLPVKTIVLSAKHRADVIARVRNNCLQKKQAYWVCPLIEESDLVHYEAAKSTLKLLQSYLPDLRLALIHGRLSPEEKESIMHKFKAHDIDVLVATSVIEVGVDVGNANLMIIENAERLGLAQLHQLRGRVGRNHQQSFCVLLYERLSPIAKKRLSIMRKINDGFMIAQHDLELRGPGEIYGLRQTGWQQLRIADLSRDYYLLPHVERLSDTITRKHPDLIEPIIQRWTKNNSQDCSKV from the coding sequence ATGAACAATCTAGCGCAAATAAAGTGCCAAACACTGGCAGGCGTTGGTCCCAAAATAAGTAACTATTTGGCCAAATGCGGCATTCATACCTTACAAGACCTGCTCTTTCATCTGCCCCACCGTTATGAGAATAGAACGCAGATAACGCCCATCAGCCAGGTAAAACCCGGAACACAGGTATTAGTAAAAGGCACTATTATTCAAGCCACGAGCAAATTCTCCTCTAAACGTCAGGCAAGCCTCTATTGTCGCCTACAAGACGAGAGCGGTAGCTTAGGCCTACGGTTCTTCCACTTAACCCTACCGCAGCGCCAGCAGTTTAAAACCGGCGCTACTTTGCTTTGTTTCGGCGAAGTACGCACCTCATCCAGGAAATTTTTTGAACAAGAAATTGTTCATCCTGATTACGAATTTTTAAGTCCGAATAAAGAATTCAGCTTACCCCCTCACCTCACAGCGGTGTACCCCAGTACACAGGGTTTAAGCCAACGCACCTGGAATAAATTGATACATCAGGTACTCTCATTATTAAGCCCAATATCAACCGATAAAAATACTGTTCAACATCATTTTCGCGATTATTTACCCAAAGCCCTATTAAAATTATTACGACTACCGGATCTTGTTAGCGCTTTACATTTTTTACATAAACCACCTCCCAGTACATCGCTTGATGCACTAAGTGCAAAAAAACATCGCGCCCAACAACGTCTTATTGTCGAAGAACTGCTTGCGCATTTCTTGAGCGTTCGAACCAGCAAAAAAAATCGCGCACAAGAAGTAGCACCCTTATTACTCGCAAAAAACCAATTAACCAAGCGCTTATCAACCGCTTTACCTTTCCAACTGACGGCTGCACAACAACGCGTTAATCAAGAGATCAGTGCTGATATGGCAAAACCGTATCCGATGCAACGCTTATTACAAGGCGATGTAGGTTCTGGCAAAACGGTTGTGGCTGCCTTCGCTGCTATTCAAGCGATTGAAAATCATTACCAAGCGGCCATCATGGCGCCTACCGAAATTTTAAGCGAGCAACATTACCAACATTTTCATCGTTGGCTAACGCCCATCGGTTGTCATGTGGTTTGTTTGCGTTCAAAACTGAAAGCAAAAGAAAAACGAAAAATTTTATCTGCCATAGAAACGGGAAAAGCACAAATTGTGATTGGCACCCACGCCCTTTTTCAAACCCATGTTAAATTTAAAAATCTCGGCTTAATTATCGTCGATGAACAACACCGCTTTGGTGTACAACAACGCTTAGCGCTGTGGGAAAAAGGACAAAATAATAGCTTGCAAGCCCATCAATTGTTTATGACTGCGACACCGATTCCTCGTACTTTAGCCATGACCTCACTCTGTGATCTCGAACTTTCTTTCCTTGATGAACTTCCACCTAAGCGATTACCGGTGAAAACCATTGTACTTTCAGCCAAACATCGTGCTGATGTCATCGCACGAGTTCGAAATAATTGCCTGCAAAAAAAACAAGCCTATTGGGTTTGTCCGCTGATTGAAGAATCCGATTTAGTCCACTACGAAGCCGCTAAAAGCACACTCAAACTATTACAATCCTATTTACCTGATTTACGTTTAGCGCTTATTCATGGTCGTCTTTCGCCAGAAGAAAAAGAAAGTATCATGCACAAATTCAAAGCCCACGATATTGATGTACTCGTTGCCACCTCGGTTATTGAAGTGGGTGTGGATGTAGGTAACGCTAATTTAATGATCATAGAAAATGCAGAACGCCTAGGACTCGCGCAACTTCATCAGTTACGCGGACGCGTCGGTAGAAATCATCAACAAAGTTTTTGTGTATTACTTTATGAACGCTTATCGCCCATTGCAAAAAAGCGTCTCTCTATTATGAGAAAAATTAATGATGGTTTTATGATTGCACAACATGACTTAGAACTACGCGGGCCTGGTGAAATCTACGGACTGCGTCAAACCGGCTGGCAACAATTGCGCATTGCCGACCTGAGTCGTGATTATTATTTACTTCCACATGTAGAACGACTGAGCGACACCATTACAAGAAAACATCCTGATTTAATTGAACCCATTATTCAACGTTGGACGAAAAATAATAGTCAGGACTGCAGTAAGGTTTGA
- the lpdA gene encoding dihydrolipoyl dehydrogenase — protein MADLETKKTEVLVLGSGPGGYTAAFRAADLGKKVILVEKDATLGGVCLNVGCIPSKALLHAAKVIEDAAAMKEFGVEFAKPKIDINKLRTWKESVVKRLTGGLSMLAKQRKVEVIQGEGKFTAKNELTIKTEAGQQVVQFEQAIIAAGSQPVRLPFLPNDPRIIDSTGALELKETKGDLLVLGGGIIGMEMATVYHALGASITVVEGGSRIIAGADEDIVKPLSKRLSKHYKFILNTRVTKVEAKKDGLWVSFEGENVPDKPQRYDRILSAVGRKPNGKLIGAEVLGIDIDDRGFIAVDKQLRTKVNHIFAIGDIVGNPMLAHKAVAEARVAAEVIVGKKHFFEPRCIPSVAYTDPEIAWVGLTEMEAKEKNIVYEKAVFPWMASGRSLGQGRDEGLTKLLFDPKTQRVLGAGIVGPNAGELISEIALAIEMGCEAEDIALTIHPHPTLSETVMLASEIFEGSITDLYMPKKKAEVIH, from the coding sequence ATGGCTGACTTAGAAACTAAAAAGACTGAAGTGCTGGTGTTAGGAAGTGGCCCAGGTGGTTATACGGCGGCTTTTCGTGCCGCGGATTTAGGGAAAAAAGTCATATTAGTAGAAAAGGATGCGACTTTAGGGGGTGTTTGTTTAAACGTGGGGTGTATTCCCTCTAAAGCATTATTGCATGCCGCTAAAGTCATTGAAGATGCGGCTGCGATGAAAGAGTTTGGTGTAGAGTTTGCTAAGCCTAAAATAGATATTAATAAACTTCGTACTTGGAAAGAAAGCGTAGTTAAAAGGCTAACCGGTGGTTTATCGATGTTAGCTAAACAACGTAAAGTCGAAGTGATTCAAGGCGAAGGAAAATTTACGGCTAAAAATGAATTAACCATCAAAACAGAAGCAGGTCAGCAAGTGGTGCAATTTGAGCAGGCCATTATTGCGGCGGGATCGCAGCCAGTTCGGTTACCTTTTTTACCGAATGATCCACGTATTATCGATTCAACCGGCGCGTTAGAGCTGAAAGAAACCAAAGGTGATCTCTTAGTGTTAGGTGGCGGTATTATTGGTATGGAAATGGCCACAGTTTATCACGCGCTGGGTGCTTCGATTACCGTGGTAGAAGGTGGTAGTCGAATTATTGCAGGCGCCGATGAAGATATTGTTAAGCCGCTTTCTAAACGTCTTAGTAAACATTATAAATTTATCCTCAATACACGCGTTACTAAAGTTGAAGCTAAAAAAGATGGCTTGTGGGTTAGTTTTGAAGGTGAGAATGTACCCGATAAACCACAACGTTATGATCGTATTTTATCCGCGGTAGGGCGTAAACCGAATGGAAAATTAATTGGAGCAGAAGTATTAGGTATTGATATAGATGATCGCGGTTTTATTGCGGTGGATAAACAATTAAGAACCAAGGTTAATCATATTTTTGCGATTGGCGATATCGTAGGTAATCCTATGTTAGCGCATAAAGCCGTGGCTGAAGCGCGTGTGGCGGCGGAAGTGATTGTCGGTAAAAAACACTTTTTTGAACCACGTTGTATTCCTTCGGTTGCTTATACCGATCCAGAAATCGCTTGGGTTGGATTGACAGAAATGGAAGCTAAAGAGAAAAATATTGTTTATGAAAAAGCCGTGTTTCCTTGGATGGCCAGCGGTCGTTCATTAGGTCAGGGGCGTGACGAAGGCTTAACTAAATTATTATTTGATCCTAAAACACAGCGTGTGTTAGGCGCTGGTATTGTCGGTCCGAATGCGGGTGAATTAATTAGTGAAATTGCCTTAGCGATTGAAATGGGCTGCGAAGCGGAAGATATTGCCTTAACCATACACCCACACCCAACATTGTCTGAAACGGTAATGTTAGCCAGTGAAATATTTGAGGGCAGCATTACGGATCTTTATATGCCGAAGAAGAAAGCTGAAGTAATACATTAA
- the aceF gene encoding dihydrolipoyllysine-residue acetyltransferase, translating into MSNLKEVRVPDLGNVSGAAIIEIPIKVGESIQAEQALITLESDKASMDIPAPFAGKVKEIKVKVGDKVSKGDFIVLLEVGADAAAVEEKPAPKTETTAPKVLQETAKPTETATATVNTDDTAISSAEDDQGDDVHAGPGVRRLAREFGLDLNQIKGTGQKGRVVKEDLQNFVKSRLSQTGQSSGTGSGLPSAPQIDFSQFGETENKPLSRIKKLSAQYLHRNWLLVPHVTQFNDADITELEAFRKAQAAFAAKQNVKLTPLVFIMKAVVTALKAFPAFNSSLSADGEQLILKKYFHIGIAVDTPEGLVVPVIRDVDKKSLLELAKELAEVSNKARLKQLSSADMQGSSFTISSLGGIGGTAFTPIVNLPDVAILGVSKAQFKPQYQDGEFIPRLMLPLCLSYDHRVIDGAEGARFIVFLADCLSDIRRWLL; encoded by the coding sequence TTGTCTAATTTAAAAGAAGTCCGCGTACCTGATTTAGGTAACGTTTCTGGAGCGGCGATCATTGAAATACCAATTAAGGTGGGTGAGTCTATTCAAGCCGAGCAGGCGTTGATTACCTTGGAGAGTGATAAAGCCTCCATGGATATTCCTGCGCCCTTTGCAGGTAAAGTAAAGGAAATAAAAGTAAAGGTGGGCGATAAAGTTTCTAAAGGCGATTTCATCGTGCTGCTAGAAGTAGGAGCGGATGCAGCGGCAGTAGAAGAAAAACCAGCGCCTAAAACAGAAACAACCGCGCCAAAGGTTCTGCAAGAAACAGCAAAACCCACTGAAACCGCCACGGCAACGGTGAACACCGACGATACAGCGATTTCCTCAGCAGAGGATGATCAAGGGGATGATGTGCATGCAGGGCCAGGTGTTCGCCGCTTAGCGCGTGAATTTGGCTTGGATCTCAATCAAATTAAAGGCACAGGTCAAAAAGGCCGTGTGGTAAAAGAAGATCTACAAAATTTTGTGAAATCTCGTTTAAGTCAAACGGGTCAAAGCAGTGGTACAGGCTCGGGCCTACCTAGTGCGCCACAAATTGATTTTAGTCAATTTGGTGAAACAGAAAATAAACCACTATCACGCATTAAAAAACTAAGTGCACAATATTTACATCGTAATTGGTTGCTAGTTCCGCATGTCACACAGTTTAATGATGCGGACATTACCGAATTGGAAGCTTTTCGCAAAGCACAAGCGGCGTTTGCTGCAAAACAAAACGTTAAATTGACACCCTTAGTTTTTATTATGAAAGCGGTGGTAACGGCGCTGAAAGCATTTCCTGCGTTTAACTCCTCTTTATCAGCCGATGGCGAACAATTAATTCTTAAGAAGTATTTTCATATTGGTATTGCCGTTGATACACCAGAAGGGTTAGTGGTGCCAGTTATAAGAGATGTTGATAAAAAAAGTCTTTTAGAATTAGCCAAAGAATTAGCCGAAGTGAGTAATAAGGCGCGTTTAAAACAACTGAGCAGTGCCGATATGCAAGGTAGTTCGTTTACCATTTCTAGTTTAGGGGGTATTGGTGGTACCGCATTTACGCCAATTGTTAATCTGCCGGATGTAGCTATTTTAGGCGTATCCAAAGCGCAGTTTAAACCACAATATCAAGACGGAGAATTTATTCCGCGTTTGATGTTGCCCTTGTGTTTATCCTATGACCATCGTGTTATCGATGGTGCGGAAGGTGCACGATTTATTGTGTTTTTGGCTGATTGTTTGTCCGACATCCGTCGCTGGTTGCTGTAG